In a single window of the Halomicroarcula saliterrae genome:
- a CDS encoding 50S ribosomal protein L1, with protein MADQEIENAVSRALEEAPERNFRETVDLAVNLRDLDLNDPSNRVDESVVLPSGTGQETTIVVFAEGETALRAEEVADDVLDQNELEELGGDDDAAKDLADDTDFFIAEKGLMQDIGRYLGTVLGPRGKMPEPLDPDDDVVEVINRMKNTVQLRSGERRTFHTRVGAEDMSAEDISDNIDVIVRRLHADLEKGPLNVDTIYVKTTMGPAVEVA; from the coding sequence ATGGCAGACCAGGAAATTGAGAACGCAGTCTCTCGCGCACTCGAAGAGGCACCTGAGCGGAACTTCCGCGAAACGGTCGACCTCGCCGTGAACCTGCGCGATTTAGACCTTAACGACCCGTCGAACCGCGTCGACGAGTCCGTCGTTCTTCCGTCCGGCACCGGACAGGAGACCACCATTGTGGTCTTCGCCGAGGGCGAGACAGCCCTTCGTGCCGAGGAAGTCGCAGACGACGTACTCGACCAGAACGAACTCGAGGAGCTCGGTGGCGACGACGACGCCGCCAAGGACCTCGCCGATGACACCGACTTCTTCATCGCGGAGAAGGGCCTCATGCAGGACATCGGTCGCTATCTGGGGACCGTACTCGGTCCACGCGGGAAGATGCCGGAACCGCTCGACCCCGACGACGACGTCGTCGAGGTCATCAACCGAATGAAAAACACCGTGCAGCTCCGCAGCGGCGAGCGTCGGACCTTCCACACGCGCGTGGGCGCCGAGGACATGTCCGCCGAGGACATCTCGGACAACATCGACGTCATCGTCCGCCGACTGCACGCCGACCTCGAGAAGGGGCCGCTCAACGTCGACACCATCTACGTGAAGACGACGATGGGCCCCGCCGTGGAGGTGGCCTGA
- the artA gene encoding archaeosortase A produces the protein MSLPVLQSTIDVGGLSFDPLVWSGPLMWLVLAAFLGSALVQRYDREFARRIAAGGWVVFGAFWLVLVPHFALTQKSLIEGVGSFAAVPLSVYAGYQLYQGRDSLFVLTRAVGLMGLVYVPFITIGPLRQAMVELVTDQTAFLMSLLGFDPLVVEGFTYDGVQITEKQYPYESTFWFEGNSKPITYNILLACTGMGSIAIFAGGILAVSAPWRRRLRALAMTVSVIYVLNLFRNVFIAVSFGHQRMQIFPELVMTVFGLEDPQMVSYYVADRILAQTGSVVVLVGITYLLVRELPEITVLVEDLLFLVTGTEYDLAAAFDSGGESDEAAAPSDD, from the coding sequence ATGAGTCTCCCCGTACTCCAGTCCACCATCGACGTCGGCGGGCTCTCGTTTGACCCGCTCGTGTGGTCGGGGCCCCTGATGTGGCTCGTGCTGGCGGCGTTTCTGGGCAGTGCACTGGTCCAGCGGTACGACAGGGAGTTTGCACGCCGTATCGCGGCCGGGGGGTGGGTGGTGTTCGGCGCGTTCTGGCTGGTCCTCGTCCCGCATTTCGCGCTGACACAGAAGAGCCTCATCGAAGGGGTCGGGAGTTTCGCGGCCGTTCCGCTGTCGGTGTACGCCGGCTACCAGCTGTATCAGGGCCGTGACTCGCTGTTCGTGCTGACCCGCGCGGTCGGCCTGATGGGGCTGGTGTACGTGCCGTTCATCACTATCGGCCCGCTGCGACAGGCCATGGTCGAGTTGGTCACCGACCAGACGGCGTTTCTGATGTCGCTTCTCGGGTTCGACCCGCTCGTGGTGGAGGGGTTCACCTACGACGGCGTCCAGATAACCGAAAAGCAGTACCCCTACGAGAGCACGTTCTGGTTCGAGGGGAACTCGAAGCCGATAACGTACAACATCTTGCTCGCCTGTACCGGCATGGGGAGCATCGCTATCTTCGCGGGCGGTATCCTGGCCGTGTCGGCGCCGTGGCGGCGCCGGCTCCGGGCCCTGGCGATGACGGTGTCGGTCATCTACGTGTTGAACCTGTTCCGGAACGTGTTCATCGCCGTCTCCTTCGGGCACCAGCGGATGCAGATATTCCCGGAACTGGTGATGACGGTGTTCGGGCTGGAGGACCCACAGATGGTGTCGTACTACGTCGCGGACCGCATCCTCGCACAGACGGGGTCGGTCGTCGTGCTGGTCGGTATCACCTATCTGCTCGTGCGTGAACTGCCCGAGATCACCGTCCTAGTCGAGGACCTGCTCTTTCTGGTGACGGGGACCGAGTACGACCTCGCGGCGGCGTTTGACTCCGGCGGGGAGTCCGACGAGGCGGCGGCCCCGAGTGACGACTAG
- a CDS encoding TIGR04206 family protein encodes MVADPRRRLGAVALLGVLPWTVLIIGSELTLVLPIGLVNTDPLQFVSVYDFFVRFTAGLPSFIEAWRTGVLLYLVALASALSGVVWREDARITALALVGAALSQVGVFFGFNRRLGYVALPVGTVVILAVVWWYYWPLLARGPADDG; translated from the coding sequence ATGGTCGCTGACCCGCGCCGTCGTCTCGGCGCCGTCGCACTGCTGGGGGTGCTCCCCTGGACGGTGCTGATTATCGGCAGCGAACTCACGCTGGTACTCCCGATCGGGCTCGTGAACACGGACCCGCTCCAGTTCGTCTCGGTATACGACTTCTTCGTCCGCTTTACGGCCGGTCTGCCGTCGTTCATCGAGGCCTGGCGCACCGGCGTCCTGCTGTATCTCGTCGCGCTCGCGAGCGCGCTCTCGGGTGTCGTCTGGCGCGAGGACGCCCGCATCACGGCGCTGGCACTGGTCGGAGCGGCCCTCTCACAGGTCGGGGTCTTTTTCGGGTTCAACAGACGGCTGGGATACGTCGCGCTCCCCGTCGGAACGGTCGTCATACTCGCTGTCGTCTGGTGGTACTACTGGCCGCTGCTCGCCCGTGGCCCTGCAGACGACGGGTGA
- the corA gene encoding magnesium/cobalt transporter CorA: MISALVYAGESAVAYDDLSAARQAIGTTWVHVADATEAEVTAVQSAFDLHPLAIEDLRGDVRAKTEEFQTYTFVLLKAIRLTPGETTFEKEVATSPVGIFIGRDWVVTLGFSEPGPIQRVMDAAERGDERLLQRGPDFTACRAVDVIVDAYFDLLDEIETDIEEIEEEVTVSTDSETIEKINDVRRDLLSFRKQVWPAREAVGVLARGDPREVQPQTEKYFRDIYDHLVQIADLTETYRDLVSGARDIYLNTVSQSTNEVMKVLTVVATIFIPLTFVAGIYGMNFAGGPYNMPELGWRYGYPAAMLGMVAMAALMLVHFRRRDYL; the protein is encoded by the coding sequence GTGATCTCGGCGCTCGTCTACGCCGGGGAGTCCGCCGTCGCCTACGACGACCTCAGCGCTGCCCGACAGGCGATCGGGACGACGTGGGTGCACGTCGCCGACGCGACCGAGGCGGAGGTGACCGCCGTCCAGTCGGCCTTCGACCTCCACCCGCTCGCTATCGAGGATCTGCGTGGCGACGTGCGGGCCAAGACCGAGGAGTTCCAGACCTACACCTTCGTGTTGCTGAAGGCGATACGCCTCACGCCGGGCGAGACCACCTTCGAGAAGGAGGTGGCGACTAGCCCCGTGGGCATCTTCATCGGCCGGGACTGGGTGGTCACACTGGGGTTCAGCGAGCCCGGGCCGATTCAGCGCGTGATGGACGCCGCCGAACGGGGCGACGAGCGCCTGCTCCAGCGGGGACCCGATTTCACCGCCTGCCGCGCCGTCGACGTCATCGTCGACGCGTACTTCGACCTGCTCGACGAGATAGAGACCGACATCGAGGAGATAGAGGAGGAGGTGACGGTGTCGACCGACAGCGAGACCATCGAGAAGATAAACGACGTCCGCCGGGACCTGCTCTCCTTCCGCAAGCAGGTGTGGCCCGCTCGCGAGGCCGTCGGCGTCCTCGCCCGCGGGGACCCGAGAGAGGTCCAGCCACAGACGGAGAAGTACTTCCGGGACATCTACGACCACCTCGTCCAGATTGCCGACCTGACCGAGACCTACCGCGACCTCGTCTCCGGGGCCCGGGACATCTATCTCAACACCGTCTCCCAGTCCACCAACGAGGTGATGAAAGTGCTCACCGTCGTCGCCACCATCTTCATCCCGCTGACCTTCGTCGCGGGTATCTACGGGATGAACTTCGCCGGGGGCCCGTACAACATGCCGGAGCTGGGCTGGCGGTACGGCTACCCGGCGGCCATGCTGGGGATGGTCGCCATGGCGGCGCTCATGCTGGTCCATTTCCGCCGTCGTGACTACCTATAG
- a CDS encoding 50S ribosomal protein L10: MSAEGERKTETIPEWKQVEVDDIVEMIESYDSVGVVNIAGIPSRQLQDMRRDLHGSAELRVSRNTLLVRALEEVDSGLEDLTEHVAGQVGLIGTNSNPFSLYQELEASKTPAPIGAGEIAPNDIVVPAGDTGVDPGPFVGELQSIGADARIQEGSIQVLSDSTVLSAGEEVSQELANVLNELGIEPKEVGLDLRGVFSDGVLFAPEELEIDIEEYEADISAAASGAFNLSVNAGYPTAETVPTMLQSASGDAKSLALNAAIEDPEVVPDLISKADGQLRALAAAIDDPDALPEELQDVEPAAAEEQADEQTEDTASEDDADDAEADDEAEDDDDDEDAGDALGAMF, translated from the coding sequence ATGAGCGCCGAAGGCGAACGCAAGACAGAGACCATCCCGGAGTGGAAACAGGTTGAGGTCGACGACATCGTCGAGATGATCGAGTCCTACGACAGCGTCGGCGTCGTCAACATCGCCGGGATTCCGTCCCGACAGCTCCAGGACATGCGCCGTGACCTGCACGGCTCCGCGGAGCTTCGCGTCTCCCGGAACACGCTGCTTGTCCGAGCGCTCGAAGAAGTCGACAGTGGCCTCGAAGACCTGACCGAGCACGTCGCCGGACAGGTCGGCCTCATCGGGACCAACAGCAACCCGTTCTCGCTCTATCAAGAGCTCGAAGCGTCGAAGACGCCCGCGCCCATCGGCGCCGGTGAGATCGCCCCGAACGACATCGTCGTTCCCGCGGGCGACACCGGCGTCGACCCCGGGCCCTTCGTCGGCGAGCTCCAGAGCATCGGTGCGGACGCTCGCATTCAGGAAGGCTCGATTCAGGTCCTCTCGGACTCCACCGTGCTTTCGGCCGGTGAGGAGGTCTCACAGGAACTCGCGAACGTCCTCAACGAGCTCGGCATCGAACCCAAGGAGGTCGGTCTCGACCTCCGCGGGGTCTTCTCCGACGGCGTGCTGTTCGCCCCGGAAGAGCTCGAAATCGATATCGAGGAGTACGAGGCGGACATCAGCGCGGCCGCGAGCGGGGCGTTCAACCTCTCGGTCAACGCCGGGTACCCGACCGCCGAGACCGTCCCGACGATGCTGCAGTCCGCGAGCGGCGACGCGAAGAGCCTCGCGCTCAACGCCGCTATCGAGGACCCGGAGGTCGTTCCGGACCTCATCAGCAAGGCCGACGGACAGCTCCGTGCGCTGGCTGCCGCTATCGACGATCCGGACGCGCTGCCCGAGGAACTCCAGGACGTGGAGCCGGCGGCAGCAGAGGAACAGGCTGACGAACAGACCGAGGACACCGCATCCGAGGACGACGCCGACGACGCCGAGGCCGACGACGAGGCCGAGGACGACGATGACGACGAAGACGCCGGCGACGCGCTCGGGGCGATGTTCTAA
- a CDS encoding BGTF surface domain-containing protein, producing the protein MTSNSEKLRSLFLTALMVFSVFAGTVALSGSAAAVSGNSSFETLSPDTVQSGATVTHDYNITFTDVTPDGGGDDITVTLPASASFDTDGTNSVNVMDGDGNEISLSSGPSFSDANGGTDNQLTFQIQPDSSAQTNETLFVSGQVTVQFPTVSSETTAPVTATLSDSNDGSSATVSSDVTIETVDVEGAPLNSGDTVYTGQDVYVTGLDSNSQYRVRELNDDNLPGTLRQRVNAGSDGVIEFELSDELSDGDFVIVNDDGDVIPINNGAAQTPESPNESNTLDADFEVITQDLTAEFDDASTGNDGSSATVDYEIDSNLRTSYAVNISAQGDLDVEDLNEIFGDANTTAEYDDEDTVTVNGQQTFELNFTDIDAGTYTFEANVTDTGASDADDIEVTDTGDASAEFSDNVYTNQVGDIVNITVEMQNTDTATLQVGEQSNSGYSVTAEVVDDDEDGVAYVEFNSFTAASNETVLTAGDDDTTVDNVNQAGNFNGSNVPVGSDVLENGDYNMFVIADEYDGNGQISGDVSRATLDLSPRTTESLDIWTAPEGELDELQGTDAAGISEYATANNLTRADTIAQGDTVVVQVSASGLEGALAGDETQLYNDTSAEGRLFNLSFERQTGSLNTDGEIVDISEIGTSNFDVVYDAEGDSHYVVIDGEAITNASEFEDYEDGDEYKANFTVFGNDDGNDIADDTQSVNSTFAVDEAELELDTNADDEIILEAAAGQEVSGTTNLAPGTEVEVVLDSDTSGDPFVKYPNAIVQQDGSYTAVADFSENQAGSEFTAEARVDNIESDSFDGRLTESTQPEVTPGNNTDTETETETETETETETETTTTESMVTTTESGGAGTAEETTTGGSGPGFTAALALIALVAAALLAVRRDN; encoded by the coding sequence ATGACAAGCAACTCAGAAAAACTCCGCAGCCTGTTCCTGACAGCGCTGATGGTCTTCTCGGTGTTCGCCGGGACCGTCGCGCTCTCCGGGAGTGCCGCTGCAGTTTCCGGTAACTCGAGTTTCGAGACCCTTTCGCCCGACACCGTACAGTCGGGTGCTACGGTAACGCACGACTATAACATCACGTTCACCGACGTGACCCCTGACGGCGGCGGCGACGACATCACTGTCACGCTGCCTGCCTCCGCCTCCTTCGACACTGACGGTACGAACTCCGTCAACGTCATGGACGGCGACGGCAACGAAATCTCGCTGAGCAGCGGCCCGAGCTTCTCGGACGCCAACGGCGGAACGGACAACCAGCTCACGTTCCAGATCCAGCCTGACAGCTCGGCCCAGACGAACGAGACGCTGTTCGTCTCCGGGCAGGTCACTGTCCAGTTCCCGACTGTGAGCTCGGAGACGACCGCTCCCGTCACCGCGACTCTCAGCGACAGCAACGACGGTAGCTCCGCAACGGTTTCGTCCGATGTTACGATCGAAACCGTCGACGTCGAGGGCGCCCCGCTGAACTCCGGTGACACGGTTTACACCGGCCAGGACGTCTACGTGACGGGTCTGGACTCCAACAGCCAGTACCGAGTCCGCGAGCTCAATGATGACAACCTGCCCGGCACGCTCCGACAGCGAGTGAACGCCGGCTCCGACGGTGTCATCGAGTTCGAGCTCAGCGACGAACTCTCGGACGGCGACTTCGTCATCGTCAACGATGACGGCGACGTCATCCCGATCAACAACGGTGCCGCACAGACGCCGGAGTCGCCCAACGAATCGAACACGCTCGACGCTGACTTCGAGGTCATCACGCAGGACCTGACCGCCGAGTTCGACGACGCGTCGACCGGTAACGACGGGTCCTCCGCGACGGTCGATTACGAGATCGACTCCAACCTCCGAACCAGCTACGCTGTCAACATCTCCGCCCAGGGCGACCTGGACGTCGAGGACCTCAACGAAATCTTCGGTGACGCTAACACGACCGCCGAATACGACGACGAAGACACCGTGACAGTCAACGGTCAGCAGACCTTCGAGCTGAACTTCACGGACATCGACGCCGGCACCTACACGTTCGAGGCGAACGTGACGGACACCGGCGCATCTGACGCAGACGACATCGAGGTCACGGACACGGGCGACGCGTCCGCTGAATTCTCGGACAACGTCTACACGAACCAGGTCGGTGACATCGTCAACATCACCGTCGAGATGCAGAACACTGACACTGCAACCCTGCAGGTCGGTGAGCAGTCCAACAGCGGTTACTCGGTCACCGCTGAAGTCGTCGACGACGACGAGGACGGCGTCGCGTACGTCGAATTCAACAGCTTCACCGCAGCCAGCAACGAAACGGTGCTGACTGCCGGTGACGACGACACGACGGTCGACAACGTCAACCAGGCCGGCAACTTCAACGGAAGCAACGTCCCGGTCGGTTCCGACGTCCTCGAGAACGGTGACTACAACATGTTCGTCATCGCTGACGAGTACGACGGCAACGGCCAGATCAGCGGTGACGTCTCGCGAGCGACTCTCGACCTGTCCCCACGGACGACCGAGAGCCTCGACATCTGGACCGCCCCCGAAGGCGAACTCGACGAGCTTCAGGGCACTGACGCAGCCGGCATCTCCGAGTACGCCACTGCGAACAACCTGACCCGAGCGGACACCATCGCGCAGGGCGACACGGTCGTCGTGCAGGTCTCCGCCTCCGGTCTCGAGGGCGCCCTTGCGGGTGACGAGACGCAGCTCTACAACGACACCTCGGCTGAGGGTCGACTGTTCAACCTCTCCTTCGAGCGACAGACCGGTTCGCTGAACACCGACGGCGAGATCGTCGACATCAGCGAGATCGGCACGAGCAACTTCGACGTCGTCTACGACGCCGAGGGTGACTCGCACTACGTCGTCATCGACGGCGAAGCCATCACCAACGCCTCGGAGTTTGAGGACTACGAGGACGGTGACGAGTACAAGGCGAACTTCACTGTCTTCGGTAACGACGATGGCAACGACATCGCCGACGACACCCAGTCCGTCAACTCGACGTTCGCCGTCGACGAGGCAGAGCTGGAACTTGACACGAACGCGGACGACGAGATCATCCTCGAAGCCGCGGCGGGTCAGGAAGTCAGCGGCACCACGAACCTCGCACCTGGTACCGAAGTCGAGGTCGTTCTCGACAGCGATACCAGCGGCGACCCGTTCGTCAAGTACCCGAACGCAATCGTCCAGCAGGACGGTAGCTACACGGCAGTCGCGGACTTCAGCGAGAACCAGGCCGGATCTGAGTTCACCGCTGAAGCCCGAGTCGACAACATCGAGTCCGACTCCTTCGACGGGCGGCTCACCGAGAGCACCCAGCCCGAAGTGACGCCGGGTAACAACACGGACACGGAAACGGAAACCGAGACGGAAACGGAGACCGAGACCGAGACCGAGACGACCACGACTGAGTCGATGGTCACCACGACCGAGTCGGGCGGAGCCGGCACGGCTGAAGAGACGACCACTGGCGGCAGTGGTCCCGGCTTCACCGCTGCACTGGCTCTGATCGCGCTCGTCGCGGCTGCGCTCCTCGCAGTTCGACGCGACAACTAA
- a CDS encoding 50S ribosomal protein L11 codes for MAGTIEVLVPGGQANPGPPLGPELGPTPVDVQAVVQQINDETGAFDGTEVPVTVDYDDDGSFTIEVGVPPTAELVKDEAGFDTGSGEPHEEFVANLTVDQVMQIAEQKQSDLLAYDLKNAAKEVVGTCTSLGVTIEGNDPREFKKRIDEGEYDDEFAAEAAA; via the coding sequence ATGGCTGGAACTATCGAAGTGCTCGTCCCCGGCGGGCAGGCCAACCCTGGCCCGCCCCTCGGTCCCGAGCTGGGTCCGACACCCGTGGACGTGCAGGCAGTCGTGCAGCAGATCAACGACGAGACCGGCGCCTTCGACGGGACGGAAGTCCCCGTCACCGTCGATTACGACGACGACGGGAGCTTCACCATCGAGGTCGGTGTCCCGCCGACGGCCGAACTCGTCAAGGACGAGGCCGGCTTCGACACCGGCAGCGGCGAGCCCCACGAGGAGTTCGTGGCGAACCTCACCGTCGACCAGGTCATGCAGATCGCCGAGCAAAAGCAGTCCGACCTGCTCGCCTACGACCTGAAAAACGCCGCCAAGGAAGTCGTCGGCACCTGCACCTCGCTCGGTGTCACCATCGAGGGCAACGACCCACGCGAGTTCAAGAAGCGCATCGACGAGGGCGAGTACGACGACGAGTTCGCCGCGGAAGCCGCTGCGTAG
- a CDS encoding tripartite tricarboxylate transporter permease, whose protein sequence is MLPVRFAADPVGLVALLAAVGGGIGLGTVSGLVPGLHANTLALLLASTAGSVPGPRLYVGAAMLAAGVTHTFLDVVPALALGVPDPAMAAGALPSHRLVIEGRGREALRLSALGSTGAVALAVPLSLPVTYAMVRVYPLVTANLPLVLGAIAALLVLSEPGWDRRLGAVAALAASGGLGLAVLDVPVSGVLPVADVLVPLFSGLFGAPVLLAAIEGEGVPPQADAAVTTPGRTVAALATVGTCCGAVVGYLPGVSSAIAATLALGLTADSGPRAFVVTTSGVNTATAVFALFALVTIGDPRTGVLVALDRAGVPVVLPVLLAAVALAAVVAAVLVPVLGDRYLRTVGRLDPAGLSVAVLVGLVGLAAVFAGPLGVGVFAAATVVGHLPPTVGCRRATLMGVLLVPLAL, encoded by the coding sequence ATGCTCCCCGTCAGATTCGCCGCCGACCCGGTCGGGCTCGTAGCGCTGCTCGCGGCCGTCGGCGGCGGTATCGGCCTGGGGACCGTCAGCGGGCTCGTTCCCGGGCTGCACGCCAACACCCTCGCGCTCTTGCTGGCGTCGACGGCGGGGTCGGTGCCCGGCCCGCGGCTCTACGTCGGGGCGGCGATGCTGGCTGCCGGCGTGACCCACACCTTTCTGGACGTGGTGCCGGCGCTGGCACTGGGCGTCCCCGACCCGGCGATGGCGGCGGGGGCCTTACCGAGCCATCGCCTGGTCATCGAGGGGCGGGGCCGCGAAGCCCTCCGGCTCTCGGCGCTGGGCAGCACCGGCGCCGTGGCCCTCGCGGTCCCGCTTTCCCTTCCCGTGACCTACGCCATGGTCCGTGTCTATCCGCTCGTCACGGCGAACCTGCCGCTGGTGCTCGGCGCTATCGCCGCCCTGCTCGTCCTCTCGGAGCCGGGCTGGGACCGACGGCTGGGCGCGGTTGCCGCGCTCGCTGCGAGCGGCGGTCTGGGCCTCGCCGTCCTCGATGTCCCGGTCTCCGGTGTGCTCCCCGTCGCCGACGTGCTGGTCCCGCTGTTCTCGGGACTGTTCGGCGCGCCGGTGTTGCTCGCCGCCATCGAGGGCGAGGGCGTCCCCCCGCAGGCGGACGCGGCGGTGACGACGCCCGGACGCACCGTCGCCGCGCTCGCGACCGTCGGAACGTGCTGTGGCGCCGTCGTGGGGTATCTCCCCGGTGTATCGAGCGCTATCGCCGCGACGCTGGCGCTGGGTCTGACGGCCGACAGCGGGCCGCGGGCGTTCGTCGTGACGACGAGCGGCGTCAACACGGCGACGGCCGTCTTCGCGCTGTTCGCGCTGGTCACCATCGGCGACCCCCGAACCGGCGTCCTCGTCGCGCTCGACCGGGCCGGCGTCCCGGTCGTCCTCCCCGTCCTGCTGGCCGCGGTGGCTCTCGCCGCGGTCGTCGCTGCCGTTCTGGTACCGGTACTGGGTGACCGGTACCTCCGGACCGTCGGCCGACTGGACCCCGCCGGGCTCTCGGTAGCGGTCCTCGTCGGACTGGTCGGCCTCGCGGCGGTGTTCGCCGGGCCACTCGGCGTCGGGGTGTTCGCCGCGGCGACGGTCGTGGGTCACCTCCCGCCGACGGTCGGCTGTCGCCGGGCGACGCTGATGGGAGTCCTGCTCGTCCCGCTCGCCCTATAG
- the rpl12p gene encoding 50S ribosomal protein P1, translating into MEYVYAALILNESGEEINEENLTDVLESAGVNVEESRVKALVAALEDVDIEEAVEQAAAAPVPASGGAAAPAEGGDDEPDHDEPSEEEVAEAEEDDDDDDEADGEGLGELFG; encoded by the coding sequence ATGGAATACGTTTACGCTGCACTCATCCTGAACGAATCGGGCGAAGAAATCAACGAAGAGAACCTCACCGACGTGCTCGAATCCGCCGGAGTCAACGTCGAGGAGTCCCGTGTCAAGGCCCTCGTCGCCGCACTCGAAGACGTCGACATCGAGGAGGCCGTCGAGCAGGCCGCCGCCGCACCCGTCCCCGCCAGTGGCGGTGCCGCCGCACCCGCCGAGGGTGGCGACGACGAGCCGGACCACGACGAGCCGTCCGAGGAAGAGGTCGCCGAAGCGGAAGAGGACGATGACGACGACGACGAGGCAGACGGCGAGGGCCTCGGCGAGCTCTTCGGCTAA
- a CDS encoding VOC family protein, translating to MLTLDHTMMRVEDLEASLDWYQDYLDYEEKSRWEADTFTNVFLGPEDVHEEGALLELTYNHDGRTYTEGDAWGHIAVRVEDVYDAYEELMDAGVEDYRDPDSCGGSYAFVTDPDGHEIEIVERDHGAKWSLDHTMLRVEDADAAIGWYTRKLDYEMFRRSEHSSFALYFLKPRDAADEAMSVELTYNYDGRSYELGDAWGHVAVSTDDLHDTWETLMTRNAEDYRDPESCDDRYAFTKDPDGHEVEIVRE from the coding sequence ATGCTGACACTCGACCACACGATGATGCGTGTCGAAGACCTCGAAGCGTCTCTGGACTGGTATCAGGACTACCTCGACTACGAGGAGAAGAGCCGCTGGGAGGCCGACACCTTCACGAACGTCTTCCTTGGCCCCGAGGACGTCCACGAGGAGGGCGCCCTGCTCGAACTCACGTACAACCACGACGGGCGCACGTACACGGAGGGCGACGCGTGGGGACACATCGCCGTCCGGGTCGAGGACGTCTACGACGCCTACGAGGAACTGATGGACGCCGGCGTCGAGGACTACCGCGACCCCGACTCCTGTGGCGGTTCCTACGCGTTCGTCACGGACCCCGACGGCCACGAAATCGAGATCGTCGAGCGCGACCACGGCGCGAAGTGGAGCCTCGACCACACCATGTTGCGGGTCGAGGATGCCGACGCGGCCATCGGCTGGTACACCCGGAAACTCGACTACGAGATGTTCCGACGGTCGGAACACTCCTCTTTCGCGCTGTACTTCCTCAAGCCCCGCGACGCCGCCGACGAGGCGATGTCGGTCGAACTGACGTACAACTACGACGGCCGCAGCTACGAGCTGGGCGATGCCTGGGGCCACGTCGCGGTCAGCACCGACGACCTCCACGACACGTGGGAGACGCTCATGACCCGCAACGCGGAGGACTACCGCGACCCCGAGAGCTGTGATGACCGCTACGCCTTCACCAAGGACCCCGACGGGCACGAAGTCGAGATTGTGCGGGAGTAG
- a CDS encoding OBG GTPase family GTP-binding protein: MGLEDEIQELEDEIASTPYNKSTEAHIGRLKSKLAEKKEKLEQQSGSGGGGGYGVEKHGDATVALVGFPSVGKSTLLNALTNAESETGAYEFTTLDVYPGMLKHKGANIQILDVPGLIEGAAGGRGGGQEVLSVVRTADLIVFMVSVFDIDQYDRLSEELYKNKIRLDTEPPRVTIRKKAKDGLSVNSSVDLDLDEETVKSVLREHGYVNADVTIGEQVDLDRLIDGVMDNREYVPSLVAVNKADLIEPDYLPTVEAELEARDIDPDEAIFISAEKEKGLDGLTEEIWEKLGLIRIYMDKPGRGVDREEPLILREGDTVDDACEKLGGSFDDRFRFARVTGPSAKHDEQQVGRDHELADEDVLRIIARR; this comes from the coding sequence ATGGGGCTCGAAGACGAGATTCAGGAACTCGAAGACGAAATCGCCAGTACGCCCTACAACAAGTCTACAGAAGCGCATATCGGCCGGTTGAAGTCGAAGCTCGCGGAGAAAAAGGAGAAGTTAGAACAGCAGTCCGGCTCGGGCGGGGGCGGCGGCTACGGCGTCGAGAAACACGGCGACGCCACTGTCGCGCTGGTGGGCTTTCCCAGCGTCGGGAAGTCCACGCTGTTGAACGCCCTGACCAACGCCGAGTCCGAGACCGGGGCCTACGAGTTCACGACGCTCGACGTCTACCCCGGGATGCTCAAACACAAGGGGGCGAACATCCAGATTCTCGACGTGCCGGGGCTCATCGAGGGGGCGGCCGGCGGGCGCGGCGGCGGTCAGGAGGTGCTGTCGGTCGTCCGGACCGCAGACCTCATCGTGTTCATGGTCTCCGTGTTCGACATCGACCAGTACGACCGCCTGAGCGAGGAACTGTACAAGAACAAGATCCGCCTCGACACCGAACCCCCGCGCGTGACGATCCGGAAGAAGGCCAAGGACGGCCTGTCGGTCAACAGCTCCGTCGACCTCGACCTGGACGAGGAGACGGTCAAGAGCGTGCTGCGCGAACACGGCTACGTCAACGCGGACGTGACCATCGGCGAGCAGGTCGACCTCGACCGTCTCATCGACGGCGTGATGGACAACCGCGAGTACGTCCCCTCGCTCGTGGCGGTCAACAAGGCCGACCTCATCGAACCGGACTACCTCCCCACCGTGGAGGCCGAACTCGAAGCGCGAGACATCGACCCCGACGAGGCCATCTTCATCAGCGCCGAAAAGGAGAAGGGACTCGACGGTCTGACGGAGGAGATCTGGGAGAAACTCGGGCTCATCCGCATCTACATGGACAAGCCCGGTCGGGGCGTCGACCGCGAGGAGCCGCTGATTCTCCGCGAGGGCGACACCGTCGACGACGCCTGCGAGAAGCTCGGCGGGAGCTTCGACGACCGGTTCCGTTTCGCGCGTGTCACCGGACCGAGCGCCAAACACGACGAACAGCAGGTCGGTCGGGACCACGAACTGGCCGACGAGGACGTGCTGCGTATCATCGCCCGTCGGTAA